Proteins co-encoded in one Deltaproteobacteria bacterium genomic window:
- a CDS encoding outer membrane beta-barrel protein encodes MRRAIVSGVAHRLEDWVRRGPARWRAAVAACALLVSLLVPTGAASAEENGVKVGSGRLHPSIEIGGEYDSRAKVEFGTGDSIGGFLLHLKPALTFDNGSREVAFSLRASGDANIYPMRQTRNLTYFGGDVDLSLDINPRGTVGVVLEDRFAHSDRNSAVAIGSGVRSIFNEAAVSLPIRPGGGALEIIPSYALQLEAFMTVLGETTGVGQPRELNYLSHRPNLQARWRFLPKTAVVLDVLGDYRQYFEPGVGGSNLWGFYAKAGLSGLITPKLSLVVNAGYGRSFLIDPAYNSVIGQAELTFIPNTFTRIKLGYARTFMPVPQLIWFGDNRVYGGGSVLLGGRLLFDFEGSFDLVNYATGRIDTVIGLDLGLRVRITEWMEAGGGYRLDIRGSSDAGSAYQRHLVGAMVNLRY; translated from the coding sequence TTGCGTCGAGCGATCGTCTCGGGCGTGGCGCACCGGTTGGAGGACTGGGTGAGGAGAGGCCCGGCACGATGGCGCGCCGCGGTGGCGGCCTGCGCCCTCCTGGTGTCCCTCCTGGTCCCGACCGGGGCGGCGAGCGCCGAGGAGAACGGGGTCAAGGTCGGCTCCGGGCGGCTGCACCCCTCGATCGAGATCGGGGGCGAGTACGACAGCCGGGCCAAGGTCGAGTTCGGCACCGGTGACTCCATCGGCGGCTTCCTCCTCCACCTGAAGCCGGCCCTCACCTTCGACAACGGCTCGCGCGAGGTGGCCTTCAGCCTGCGCGCCAGCGGCGACGCCAACATCTACCCGATGAGGCAGACCCGCAACCTGACCTACTTCGGCGGCGACGTGGATCTGAGCCTCGACATCAACCCCCGGGGAACGGTCGGGGTGGTGCTCGAGGATCGCTTCGCCCACTCGGATCGGAACTCCGCCGTGGCGATCGGCAGCGGCGTGCGCTCGATCTTCAACGAGGCCGCGGTGAGCCTGCCGATCCGCCCCGGCGGCGGCGCCCTGGAGATCATCCCCTCCTACGCCCTGCAGCTCGAGGCCTTCATGACCGTCCTCGGGGAGACCACCGGCGTGGGGCAGCCCCGGGAGCTGAACTACCTCTCCCACCGCCCGAACCTTCAGGCCCGCTGGCGCTTCCTCCCCAAGACCGCGGTGGTGCTCGACGTCCTGGGCGACTACCGGCAGTACTTCGAGCCTGGCGTCGGCGGGAGCAACCTCTGGGGCTTCTACGCCAAGGCGGGCCTCTCCGGCCTGATCACCCCCAAGCTCTCGCTCGTGGTGAACGCGGGCTACGGCCGCTCCTTCCTGATCGATCCGGCCTACAACAGCGTGATCGGCCAGGCGGAGCTGACCTTCATCCCCAACACCTTCACCCGGATCAAGCTCGGCTACGCCCGGACCTTCATGCCGGTGCCCCAGCTGATCTGGTTCGGGGACAACCGGGTCTACGGCGGCGGATCGGTCCTCCTCGGGGGCCGCCTGCTCTTCGACTTCGAGGGCTCCTTCGACCTGGTGAACTACGCCACCGGCCGGATCGACACGGTCATCGGCCTCGACCTGGGGCTGCGGGTCCGGATCACCGAGTGGATGGAGGCCGGGGGCGGCTACCGCCTCGACATCCGGGGCTCGAGCGACGCGGGCTCGGCCTATCAGCGCCACCTGGTGGGCGCCATGGTCAACCTCCGCTACTGA
- a CDS encoding tetratricopeptide repeat protein codes for MRSRLLLLLPLGGLLLLGGCAGKQKPEEAPLPEVTDTGAEASTPEIPTDAVARAPEPEVRRESESSSEMPPPRERPEPEVEEKEAAPEPPPPPPKKKRTSRGQSAFDAGVRANAKGDLTTAEGHFLEAVTKDDQLEWGWYNLGAIREHKGDVSGARTAYRQALQVKADFTEASANLTALLVRQDKIEEAERDLRRRIARYPAELEFRNLLAGILVVRGGQKNLDAAFTEARKVLKADERNVGAMIVLGQVFYEQGKLELAGSVLENAVQIDPSHAQAHNLRGFVFLAQKERDKAFQAFKRAAELRPDFPEAHINYGAFLNQAQSFDEAVQELELAVKYAPKRPDAHLNLGNAYRGAGEHQKALAEYKRVQELDPRSADALFNLGLLYLDAPLEGIEILPRLKKAREYFERYQAAGGKDERISLFIGDADKAINKEERRIERERKAALRKAQEEAEAKERAAERASSSRLGEEEEEDPGPGTGGSTLGAGDEEEK; via the coding sequence ATGAGAAGTAGGCTCCTCCTCCTGCTGCCCCTCGGGGGCCTCCTCCTGCTCGGCGGCTGCGCCGGCAAGCAGAAGCCCGAGGAGGCGCCCCTCCCCGAGGTCACCGACACCGGGGCGGAGGCCAGCACCCCCGAGATCCCCACCGACGCCGTCGCCCGGGCCCCCGAGCCCGAGGTCCGGCGGGAGTCGGAGTCCTCCTCGGAGATGCCGCCGCCGCGGGAGCGGCCCGAGCCCGAGGTGGAGGAGAAGGAGGCGGCCCCCGAGCCACCGCCGCCGCCCCCCAAGAAGAAGCGCACCTCCCGCGGGCAGTCGGCCTTCGACGCCGGCGTGCGAGCCAACGCCAAGGGGGACCTGACCACCGCCGAGGGTCACTTCCTGGAGGCGGTGACCAAGGACGATCAGCTGGAGTGGGGCTGGTACAACCTGGGCGCGATCCGCGAGCACAAGGGTGACGTGAGCGGCGCCCGCACCGCCTACCGGCAGGCCCTGCAGGTGAAGGCGGACTTCACCGAGGCCTCGGCCAACCTCACGGCGCTGCTGGTCCGGCAGGACAAGATCGAGGAGGCCGAGCGCGATCTGCGGCGCCGCATCGCCCGCTACCCGGCCGAGCTGGAGTTCAGGAACCTCCTGGCCGGGATCCTGGTGGTCCGGGGCGGGCAGAAGAACCTCGACGCCGCCTTCACCGAGGCCCGCAAGGTGCTCAAGGCCGACGAGCGCAACGTGGGGGCCATGATCGTCCTGGGGCAGGTCTTCTACGAGCAGGGCAAGCTGGAGCTGGCCGGCTCGGTGCTGGAGAACGCGGTCCAGATCGATCCCTCCCACGCCCAGGCCCACAACCTCCGGGGCTTCGTCTTCCTGGCCCAGAAGGAGCGGGACAAGGCCTTCCAGGCCTTCAAGCGGGCGGCCGAGCTGCGCCCCGACTTCCCCGAGGCCCACATCAACTACGGCGCCTTCCTCAACCAGGCCCAGAGCTTCGACGAGGCGGTGCAGGAGCTCGAGCTGGCGGTGAAGTACGCCCCGAAGCGCCCCGACGCCCACCTGAACCTGGGCAACGCCTACCGGGGAGCCGGCGAGCACCAGAAGGCCCTGGCCGAGTACAAGCGGGTCCAGGAGCTGGACCCCCGCAGCGCCGACGCCCTCTTCAACCTGGGCCTCCTCTACCTGGACGCCCCCCTCGAGGGGATCGAGATCCTGCCCCGCCTCAAGAAGGCCAGGGAGTACTTCGAGCGCTACCAGGCGGCCGGGGGCAAGGACGAGCGGATCAGCCTCTTCATCGGGGACGCCGACAAGGCGATCAACAAGGAGGAGCGCCGCATCGAGCGCGAGCGCAAGGCCGCCCTGCGCAAGGCCCAGGAGGAGGCGGAGGCCAAGGAGCGGGCGGCCGAGCGGGCCTCCAGCTCTCGTCTCGGCGAGGAGGAGGAGGAGGATCCGGGGCCCGGGACCGGCGGCTCCACCCTGGGCGCCGGCGACGAGGAGGAGAAGTAG
- a CDS encoding biopolymer transporter ExbD, protein MASKPSGRGHRGKEDIPPLNITPIMNLIIILIPALLLSAAFVQIAVINVSAPQIGSGVAEEKPEDEEKKLNLTVAVTDKGFTVAGTGAVLGGEGAEEAGPTIPKKADGEYDYEALANKLAEIKDAFPDETKMVLNAEPDIKYSKIIATMDATRELEGRMLFPDVVLSAGIQ, encoded by the coding sequence ATGGCCAGTAAACCATCAGGGCGTGGACACCGAGGGAAGGAAGACATCCCTCCTCTCAACATCACGCCGATCATGAACCTCATCATCATCCTGATCCCGGCGCTTCTGTTGAGCGCGGCGTTCGTCCAGATCGCCGTCATCAACGTCTCGGCCCCCCAGATCGGTAGTGGGGTCGCCGAGGAGAAGCCTGAGGACGAGGAGAAGAAGCTGAACCTCACCGTCGCCGTGACCGACAAGGGATTCACGGTGGCAGGCACCGGCGCTGTGCTCGGTGGCGAGGGCGCGGAGGAAGCCGGCCCCACCATCCCGAAGAAGGCCGACGGTGAGTACGACTACGAGGCGCTGGCGAACAAGCTGGCCGAGATCAAGGATGCGTTCCCCGACGAGACCAAGATGGTCCTCAACGCGGAGCCGGACATCAAGTACTCGAAGATCATTGCCACGATGGACGCTACCCGGGAGCTCGAGGGGCGCATGCTCTTCCCCGACGTGGTGCTCTCTGCGGGCATCCAGTAG
- a CDS encoding polysaccharide export protein, translated as MRRRSPALVAPLALLLLAPLLGGAGCSLLRARGPDRTDLPGAGAAVPEVGAPSEEAEGPAATTLGVNDVFEVRVFEEQELTGVYRVGADGAVSYPLCGRVEVGGLDASAVAGRITTCLKQGYLRNPQVSVFIKEYNSKKIFVLGQVQKPGTFTFEDRMSVVEAVTRAGGFTRLAAKNQVVINRIVDGKEQRLRIPVEDISLGLAPNFVLQPGDIVFIPESFF; from the coding sequence ATGAGACGTCGCTCCCCAGCTCTCGTGGCGCCCCTGGCGCTTCTCCTCCTGGCTCCTCTGCTCGGCGGCGCGGGCTGCTCGTTGCTGCGGGCCCGGGGCCCCGATCGGACCGACCTCCCCGGCGCGGGTGCGGCCGTGCCCGAGGTCGGGGCGCCCAGCGAGGAGGCGGAGGGCCCGGCGGCCACCACCCTCGGGGTCAACGACGTCTTCGAGGTGCGGGTCTTCGAGGAGCAGGAGCTCACCGGAGTCTACCGGGTCGGCGCGGACGGAGCGGTGAGCTATCCGCTCTGCGGGCGGGTGGAGGTCGGCGGCCTCGACGCCTCGGCGGTGGCCGGCCGGATCACCACCTGCCTGAAGCAGGGCTACCTCAGGAACCCGCAGGTCTCGGTCTTCATCAAGGAGTACAACTCCAAGAAGATCTTCGTCCTCGGGCAGGTGCAGAAGCCCGGCACCTTCACCTTCGAGGACCGCATGTCGGTGGTCGAGGCCGTGACCCGGGCCGGGGGCTTCACCCGCCTGGCGGCCAAGAATCAGGTCGTGATCAACCGGATCGTCGACGGCAAGGAGCAGCGGCTCCGGATCCCGGTCGAGGACATCAGCCTGGGGCTGGCGCCGAACTTCGTGCTGCAGCCGGGGGATATCGTCTTCATCCCCGAGTCTTTCTTCTAG
- a CDS encoding AgmX/PglI C-terminal domain-containing protein, protein MEQKVLRIGLIQGGKIIEERLIRRREPVTIGTAPKNTLVVPASRLPKTFTLFDVRSGQYHLAFTDQMAGRVSVGQSVVDFASLKSQNLVKKKGGLYAYPLPETARGKVSLGEVTLLFQFVTPPPEPVRPTLPKEARGGWVKSIDKFFTALLLISAVIHFTGGWQLYHTPIPTELSFDQIPDRFLKIIAPEIPDEDIPEPEGEGEAIKEDAPADEPEDEPADEPADEEEVKQRAQSKEVQEKVRSTGLLAIIGARSDGASGGFGVADIIGEGGGLGADLDEALANVSGVGVATSADALAMRTGVAGGGGTAEIGDMATEGGGGGKVATGTRKTPRISGRITSGRMEVESTEVDAGSINRFIKVRMKSIISCYEAELKRNPALKGKLLIRITISRRGTVADIEIERDTLGSATVVNCVRNRIRPWRFPVKPEEDTAVSIPFIFAPSS, encoded by the coding sequence GTGGAACAGAAGGTCCTCCGCATTGGACTCATCCAGGGCGGCAAGATCATCGAGGAGCGGCTGATTCGCCGCCGGGAGCCGGTCACCATCGGGACGGCCCCGAAGAACACGCTGGTCGTCCCGGCCTCGCGTCTCCCGAAGACCTTCACCCTCTTCGACGTACGCTCTGGCCAGTACCATCTCGCCTTCACGGATCAGATGGCCGGCCGGGTCTCGGTGGGGCAGTCGGTCGTCGACTTCGCCTCCCTCAAGAGCCAGAACCTCGTGAAGAAGAAGGGTGGGCTCTACGCCTACCCCCTTCCCGAGACGGCCCGGGGCAAGGTCTCGCTGGGCGAGGTGACCCTCCTCTTCCAGTTCGTGACCCCGCCCCCCGAGCCGGTGCGGCCGACCCTGCCCAAGGAGGCCCGGGGCGGCTGGGTGAAGAGCATCGACAAGTTCTTCACCGCCCTGCTCCTGATCTCGGCCGTGATCCACTTCACCGGGGGCTGGCAGCTCTACCACACGCCGATCCCCACCGAGCTCTCCTTCGATCAGATCCCCGATCGCTTCCTGAAGATCATCGCCCCCGAGATCCCGGACGAGGACATCCCCGAGCCAGAGGGTGAGGGCGAGGCGATCAAGGAGGACGCGCCGGCGGACGAGCCCGAGGACGAGCCCGCCGACGAGCCCGCCGACGAGGAAGAGGTCAAGCAGCGGGCCCAGAGCAAGGAAGTCCAGGAGAAGGTCCGCTCCACCGGCCTGCTGGCGATCATCGGGGCCCGGAGCGACGGCGCGAGCGGCGGCTTCGGGGTCGCCGACATCATCGGTGAGGGAGGCGGCCTCGGCGCCGACCTCGACGAGGCCCTCGCGAACGTCTCCGGCGTCGGGGTGGCCACCAGCGCCGACGCGCTCGCCATGCGGACCGGCGTAGCGGGCGGTGGCGGCACCGCCGAAATCGGCGACATGGCCACCGAAGGTGGCGGCGGCGGCAAGGTCGCCACGGGGACCCGCAAGACCCCGAGGATCTCCGGGCGAATCACCTCGGGGCGGATGGAGGTCGAGTCCACCGAGGTCGACGCCGGGAGCATCAACCGCTTCATCAAGGTCCGGATGAAGTCCATCATCAGCTGCTACGAGGCCGAGCTGAAGCGCAACCCGGCGCTGAAGGGCAAGCTGCTGATCCGGATCACGATCTCCCGCCGCGGGACCGTCGCCGACATCGAGATCGAGCGCGACACCCTCGGCTCTGCCACGGTAGTGAACTGCGTTCGCAACCGGATCCGGCCCTGGCGGTTCCCCGTCAAGCCGGAGGAAGACACCGCAGTATCGATTCCGTTCATCTTCGCGCCTTCGAGCTAG
- a CDS encoding biopolymer transporter ExbD, which translates to MENPNDLSQFEPAPEEFSVRNRKKKREVEEPGPLTITSLMDILTILLVFLLKSFSANPVNITMSDDLQLPSSSATLEPEEAVPVAVTTRQILVNDVSVAEVIDGKVDVSTKRDGEQGFFIEPLFEALNKEADKQKRIAKHNTAQEFKGLALVIAHQDTNYRLLNEVLYTAGQAQFSQFKFAVIKKE; encoded by the coding sequence ATGGAAAACCCCAACGACCTCAGCCAGTTCGAGCCGGCGCCCGAAGAGTTCAGCGTCCGGAACCGGAAGAAGAAGCGGGAGGTGGAGGAGCCCGGGCCCCTGACCATCACTTCGCTGATGGACATCCTGACGATCCTCCTGGTCTTCCTGCTGAAGAGCTTCTCGGCCAACCCGGTGAACATCACCATGTCGGACGATCTCCAGCTCCCGTCCTCGAGCGCGACGCTCGAGCCGGAGGAGGCCGTGCCGGTGGCGGTGACCACCCGCCAGATCCTGGTGAACGACGTCTCGGTCGCCGAGGTCATCGACGGTAAGGTCGACGTCTCCACCAAGCGCGACGGCGAGCAGGGCTTCTTCATCGAGCCCCTCTTCGAGGCGCTCAACAAGGAGGCCGACAAGCAGAAGCGCATCGCGAAGCACAACACGGCCCAGGAGTTCAAGGGCCTCGCGCTCGTGATCGCGCACCAGGACACGAACTACCGGCTGCTCAACGAGGTGCTCTACACCGCGGGGCAGGCCCAGTTCTCGCAGTTCAAGTTCGCCGTCATCAAGAAGGAGTGA
- a CDS encoding tetratricopeptide repeat protein — protein MIPRRLLSILLLAAGLGGAAPAPALAQAGDEAGAAAEGAGAGEAASEEEKVAAEAAAKAAEREAARQLALKKEEEERRKRLPPELVKMIERVELFEREAADFRREVQLLIERKYHQRREQLSKSYEKAIADLEVLERKDRLDAIALFEEFLARYPDEPKYSPDAMMRLAELYYEKIEDEFRITEKEYYAEIERRQATGEELTELPPLPEKSFAQPIALYQRLITQFPDYRYGDAAYYLLGYLLGEQEEHEEALATFDRLVRKYPSSRFVPEVWMRIGEFFFDADQGVYPDALSRAIAAYTNALPFRDHPLYDKVLYKLGWTYYRIDDYDSSVRAFADLLAFYDEKAAEAGEEVGGDLRAEAIQYTAISFADESWGSPEKARAFFEQRGHPPYEFDVIRRLGDVYFDLTKHQQAVATYEFLLARYPTAEEAPVIQEKIIAAHERDRAFAKAFAAQEALVNNYAEGSAWWEANKGNPEALAHAADLTEKSLRAGAVFHHEQAQKFREEEKIELAFTEYKLAADAYGRYLQLYPHTKDLYEFQYYYADSLYNSAQFVEAAKYFELTRDSNYDAEYLEDSALGAVLAYEKEIERQQQAGLLPVRQVLTSKDWPEGQPVVEEPIPELWQQYIAAGDAMIKRMPEAESAPNVAYKSAEVLYIHGHHAEARRRFEYMVKRWPGEESAQYAANLIIESFLIAKDWRGVEETSARLLETEAIAKAGGEVQETFTQFKLGGRFKRAQQLFDDGSYEEAATLYLQLVKEAPKHEFADRALYNAAVCYEKVLRFESALGLYERVFREYPSSELADKALFLVAYNAERAYDFDKAIKEYMDLIENYPQSQQRQPALQNASLLLYLTQKYERAAAQFRRFARLFPDAAETPRLLLLAAECQEKAGNPKGAISAYEEFIRRFRRSPEAAAEVVEAKLKVAKAFLLLNQYSQAQEAYHQTVALHASLAPTLSGDEVALARASEFAAEAQFMIAEKEFRAYDDIKIVAKGRGKKLQNELKAALEKKKEKSREVSALYRKVYDYKRLDWTLAAAYRIGFVLERFAGALYDAPIPTEIKRLGEEYVWAYQDQLAQVATPIEEEAQKAYVTAMEKARDAGIINRWTKLTLESLNRYRPDEFPILKEARDHYATTPMAAMPVAPSIEGIPPPVPMGTRLGGLGDEEEDEK, from the coding sequence GTGATCCCCCGGCGCCTCCTCTCGATCCTCCTCCTCGCCGCCGGCCTCGGCGGCGCGGCGCCAGCGCCCGCGCTCGCGCAGGCCGGCGACGAGGCCGGCGCGGCCGCCGAGGGGGCCGGGGCCGGGGAGGCCGCCAGCGAGGAGGAGAAGGTCGCCGCCGAGGCCGCCGCCAAGGCCGCCGAGCGCGAGGCCGCCCGGCAGCTGGCCCTGAAGAAGGAAGAGGAGGAGCGGCGCAAGCGGCTGCCCCCCGAGCTGGTGAAGATGATCGAGCGGGTCGAGCTCTTCGAGCGCGAGGCCGCCGACTTCCGGCGCGAGGTGCAGCTCCTCATCGAGCGGAAGTACCACCAGCGCCGTGAGCAGCTCTCCAAGAGCTACGAGAAGGCCATCGCCGACCTCGAGGTCCTCGAGCGCAAGGACCGCCTCGACGCCATCGCCCTCTTCGAGGAGTTCCTGGCCCGCTACCCCGACGAGCCCAAGTACTCCCCCGACGCGATGATGCGGCTGGCGGAGCTCTACTACGAGAAGATCGAGGACGAGTTCCGGATCACCGAGAAGGAGTACTACGCCGAGATCGAGCGGCGGCAGGCCACCGGCGAGGAGCTGACCGAGCTCCCGCCGCTGCCCGAGAAGAGCTTCGCCCAGCCCATCGCCCTCTACCAGCGGCTGATCACCCAGTTCCCCGACTACCGCTACGGCGACGCCGCCTACTACCTCCTGGGCTACCTCCTCGGCGAGCAGGAGGAGCACGAGGAGGCCCTGGCCACCTTCGACCGCCTGGTCCGCAAGTACCCGAGCAGCCGCTTCGTGCCCGAGGTCTGGATGCGGATCGGCGAGTTCTTCTTCGACGCCGACCAGGGGGTCTACCCGGACGCCCTCTCCCGGGCGATCGCGGCCTACACCAACGCGCTGCCCTTCCGGGACCACCCCCTCTACGACAAGGTCCTCTACAAGCTGGGCTGGACCTACTACCGCATCGACGACTACGACTCCTCGGTGCGGGCCTTCGCCGACCTGCTGGCCTTCTACGACGAGAAGGCCGCCGAGGCGGGCGAGGAGGTCGGCGGCGACCTGCGGGCCGAGGCGATCCAGTACACGGCCATCTCCTTCGCCGACGAGTCCTGGGGCTCACCGGAGAAGGCCCGGGCCTTCTTCGAGCAGCGGGGGCACCCGCCCTACGAGTTCGACGTGATCCGGCGCCTCGGCGACGTCTACTTCGACCTCACCAAGCACCAGCAGGCGGTGGCCACCTACGAGTTCCTCCTGGCGCGCTACCCGACCGCCGAGGAGGCGCCGGTGATCCAGGAGAAGATCATCGCCGCCCACGAGCGCGATCGGGCCTTCGCCAAGGCCTTCGCCGCCCAGGAGGCGCTGGTCAACAACTACGCCGAGGGGAGCGCCTGGTGGGAGGCCAACAAGGGCAACCCCGAGGCGCTCGCCCACGCGGCGGACCTCACCGAGAAGTCGCTGCGCGCCGGCGCGGTCTTCCACCACGAGCAGGCGCAGAAGTTCCGGGAAGAGGAGAAGATCGAGCTCGCCTTCACCGAGTACAAGCTCGCGGCGGACGCCTACGGCCGCTACCTGCAGCTCTACCCCCACACCAAGGACCTCTACGAGTTCCAGTACTACTACGCCGACTCGCTCTACAACTCGGCGCAGTTCGTCGAGGCGGCGAAGTACTTCGAGCTCACCCGCGACTCGAACTACGACGCCGAGTACCTCGAGGACTCTGCGCTCGGCGCGGTGCTGGCCTACGAGAAGGAGATCGAGCGCCAGCAGCAGGCCGGGCTCCTGCCGGTGCGACAGGTGCTCACCTCCAAGGACTGGCCGGAGGGGCAGCCGGTGGTCGAGGAGCCCATCCCCGAGCTCTGGCAGCAGTACATCGCCGCGGGCGACGCGATGATCAAGCGGATGCCCGAGGCGGAGTCGGCGCCCAACGTCGCCTACAAGTCGGCCGAGGTGCTCTACATCCACGGCCACCACGCCGAGGCGCGGCGGCGCTTCGAGTACATGGTCAAGCGCTGGCCCGGCGAGGAGTCGGCCCAGTACGCGGCCAACCTGATCATCGAGAGCTTCCTCATCGCCAAGGACTGGCGGGGCGTCGAGGAGACCTCCGCCCGGCTCCTCGAGACCGAGGCCATCGCCAAGGCCGGCGGCGAGGTGCAGGAGACCTTCACCCAGTTCAAGCTCGGGGGGCGCTTCAAGCGCGCCCAGCAGCTCTTCGACGACGGCTCCTACGAGGAGGCGGCGACCCTCTACCTCCAGCTCGTCAAGGAGGCTCCCAAGCACGAGTTCGCCGACCGGGCCCTCTACAACGCCGCGGTCTGCTACGAGAAGGTGCTGCGCTTCGAGTCGGCCCTGGGGCTCTACGAGCGGGTCTTCCGCGAGTACCCGAGCTCCGAGCTGGCGGACAAGGCCCTCTTCCTGGTCGCCTACAACGCCGAGCGGGCGTACGACTTCGACAAGGCCATCAAGGAGTACATGGACCTGATCGAGAACTACCCGCAGTCCCAGCAGCGCCAGCCCGCCCTCCAGAACGCCTCCCTCCTCCTCTACCTGACCCAGAAGTACGAGCGGGCCGCCGCGCAGTTCCGGCGCTTCGCGCGCCTCTTCCCCGACGCCGCCGAGACGCCGCGCCTCCTCCTGCTCGCCGCCGAGTGTCAGGAGAAGGCCGGCAACCCGAAGGGCGCGATCTCGGCCTACGAGGAGTTCATCCGCCGCTTCCGCCGCTCGCCGGAGGCCGCCGCCGAGGTCGTCGAGGCCAAGCTGAAGGTCGCCAAGGCCTTCCTCCTGCTGAACCAGTACTCCCAGGCGCAGGAGGCCTACCACCAGACCGTGGCCCTCCACGCCTCGCTGGCGCCCACCCTCTCCGGCGACGAGGTCGCCCTGGCCCGCGCCAGCGAGTTCGCCGCCGAGGCCCAGTTCATGATCGCGGAGAAGGAGTTCCGCGCCTACGACGACATCAAGATCGTCGCCAAGGGCCGGGGCAAGAAGCTCCAGAACGAACTGAAGGCCGCGCTCGAGAAGAAGAAGGAGAAGTCCCGGGAGGTCTCGGCCCTCTACCGCAAGGTCTACGACTACAAGCGCCTCGACTGGACCCTGGCCGCGGCCTACCGCATCGGCTTCGTCCTCGAGCGCTTCGCCGGCGCCCTCTACGACGCGCCCATCCCCACGGAGATCAAGCGCCTGGGCGAGGAGTATGTCTGGGCCTACCAGGATCAGCTCGCGCAGGTGGCCACCCCCATCGAGGAGGAGGCGCAGAAGGCCTACGTCACCGCGATGGAGAAGGCCCGCGACGCGGGCATCATCAACCGGTGGACGAAGCTGACCCTCGAGAGCCTCAACCGCTACCGCCCCGACGAGTTCCCGATCCTCAAGGAGGCCCGGGACCACTACGCCACCACCCCGATGGCCGCCATGCCCGTGGCGCCGAGCATCGAGGGCATCCCGCCGCCGGTGCCGATGGGCACCCGCCTCGGGGGCCTCGGAGACGAGGAAGAGGATGAGAAGTAG
- a CDS encoding MotA/TolQ/ExbB proton channel family protein, giving the protein MWPIAAMSVVGLAVVIERFIFLFFKYNINGSAFMAQIQKLVMANNIDRAIKLCNAAPSAALPKVIKSGLTRANKGEIEIQNAVEEATLEVIPAIQKRTNSLQAVANLATLLGLLGTVIGLIQAFQAVAQAAPDQKAAMLTSSISIAMNTTAFGLMVAIPCMGAHVILAGITKKIIDEIDQYSVKLENLLISRGKGAQSSLE; this is encoded by the coding sequence ATGTGGCCCATCGCCGCTATGTCGGTGGTTGGCCTCGCTGTCGTCATCGAGCGCTTCATCTTCCTGTTCTTCAAGTACAACATCAACGGCTCCGCCTTCATGGCGCAGATCCAGAAGCTCGTGATGGCGAACAACATCGACCGCGCCATCAAGCTCTGCAACGCGGCTCCCTCCGCGGCCCTGCCGAAGGTGATCAAGTCCGGCCTCACCCGCGCGAACAAGGGTGAGATCGAGATCCAGAACGCCGTCGAGGAGGCGACCCTCGAGGTCATCCCCGCGATCCAGAAGCGGACCAACTCCCTGCAGGCCGTCGCGAACCTCGCCACCCTGCTCGGGCTGCTCGGTACCGTCATCGGTCTGATCCAGGCGTTCCAGGCGGTTGCCCAGGCGGCCCCGGATCAGAAGGCCGCGATGCTGACCTCCTCCATCTCGATCGCAATGAACACCACGGCGTTCGGTCTGATGGTCGCGATCCCCTGCATGGGCGCGCACGTCATCCTCGCCGGCATCACCAAGAAGATCATCGACGAGATCGATCAGTACTCGGTGAAGCTCGAGAACCTCCTGATCTCCCGCGGTAAGGGCGCTCAGAGCTCGCTCGAGTAA
- a CDS encoding cyclic nucleotide-binding domain-containing protein, protein MTKLDTIQQTKLFEMLSRDELAMLSTLFQTRSYNDGELIFSQGDEGDGLYLLSEGQVEVCTGRGGECKVVAVLDPPEFFGEMSVIDKEFRSASVRARGATELYFLPVENLMAFRRSFRDGFTFVVINIARVISRRLRETTSRLSERL, encoded by the coding sequence ATGACCAAGCTGGACACCATCCAGCAGACGAAGCTCTTCGAGATGCTCTCGCGAGACGAGCTCGCCATGCTCTCGACGCTCTTCCAGACGCGCTCCTACAACGACGGTGAGTTGATCTTCTCCCAGGGGGACGAGGGCGACGGGCTCTACCTCCTCTCCGAGGGGCAGGTCGAGGTCTGCACCGGCCGGGGAGGGGAGTGCAAGGTCGTCGCGGTGCTCGACCCCCCGGAGTTCTTCGGTGAGATGTCGGTGATCGACAAGGAGTTCCGCTCCGCCTCCGTGCGGGCGAGGGGCGCCACCGAGCTCTACTTCCTCCCGGTGGAGAACCTCATGGCCTTCCGGCGATCGTTCCGGGACGGCTTCACCTTCGTGGTCATCAACATCGCGAGGGTCATCTCCCGCCGCCTGCGGGAGACGACCTCGAGGCTCTCCGAGCGCCTCTGA